In a single window of the Bacteroidota bacterium genome:
- a CDS encoding Ig-like domain-containing protein: MYVRHRLNFLWLAAVLLLLARCAQVVTPNGGAKDTRPPVAVKYSPDSAAVNANAQRVVIEFNEYVTLSNVNEQLIISPPLANPPEVSIRRREVVIDFKDTLRPNTTYTLSFGNSIRDITEGNVLDNFRYVFSTGPVVDSLRIRGRVTDAFTLAGEKEALVILYNTAADSAPLKMRPWYFTKTRADGSFELTNLRAGSYKVVAITDKNADYLWQNAAGERIAYRDSLLTLNANCDTLQLRLFQQTESRQRVRNTVQVAPGKVMVYFAFPAKKPELRFTEPLSPQIKLFTERNRTGDTLTLWFSSNTTDTLGLIAADGGEIFDTAEVRIFDPNDKRFRPRGGQPDARKLMVYATVNNNQKADLYSPLAVLTSIPVREFNAAGIILTRGRDTLRINPQLDSLSRRRIQLLSTLQEDSAYKLVVLPNTVTDWFGQRNKDTITINFQPRTPDDYGNLKVTTRNLKPGNYLLQLLNEKGLVVNEYTITSDQSVSFEHLLPGQYALRLITDTNKNGRYDSGNYTEHRQPEIVKLYGGNVKVRAGWDLDIDWKMKKQ; this comes from the coding sequence ATGTACGTGCGGCACAGGCTTAATTTTTTGTGGCTGGCTGCGGTGCTGCTGCTGCTGGCGCGCTGTGCACAGGTAGTTACGCCAAACGGCGGGGCTAAAGATACACGCCCGCCTGTAGCCGTAAAATACAGCCCCGACAGTGCCGCCGTAAACGCCAATGCACAGCGTGTGGTTATTGAGTTTAATGAGTATGTGACTCTGAGCAATGTAAACGAACAACTCATTATTTCGCCGCCGCTGGCTAATCCGCCAGAAGTAAGCATCCGCCGCCGCGAAGTGGTGATTGACTTTAAAGACACACTGCGCCCCAATACAACCTATACACTCAGCTTCGGAAATTCCATCCGTGATATTACCGAAGGCAATGTACTTGATAATTTCCGCTACGTATTTTCAACCGGTCCTGTGGTTGATTCGCTTCGTATTCGCGGCCGTGTAACGGATGCGTTTACGCTGGCGGGCGAAAAAGAGGCACTGGTTATTTTATACAACACCGCTGCTGATTCGGCACCCCTGAAAATGCGGCCGTGGTATTTTACCAAAACCCGCGCCGACGGCTCGTTTGAGCTCACCAACCTGCGCGCGGGCAGCTACAAGGTAGTGGCCATTACGGATAAAAATGCCGATTACCTCTGGCAAAACGCGGCCGGCGAGCGCATTGCCTACCGCGATTCGCTGCTTACACTCAATGCAAATTGTGATACGCTGCAACTGCGCCTTTTTCAGCAAACCGAATCCAGACAGCGCGTGCGCAACACGGTACAGGTGGCGCCGGGAAAAGTAATGGTGTACTTTGCCTTCCCTGCAAAAAAACCGGAACTGCGTTTCACAGAACCCCTTTCCCCACAAATCAAACTTTTCACCGAACGCAACCGAACAGGCGATACACTTACCCTCTGGTTTAGCAGCAACACTACCGATACACTCGGACTCATTGCAGCCGATGGCGGTGAAATATTTGACACAGCCGAGGTCCGGATTTTTGATCCCAACGATAAACGCTTCCGCCCGCGGGGCGGACAGCCCGATGCGCGTAAACTCATGGTGTATGCCACTGTAAACAACAACCAGAAAGCCGATCTGTACTCGCCGCTGGCCGTGCTTACATCAATACCCGTTCGCGAATTCAATGCAGCCGGAATTATCCTTACCCGTGGCCGCGATACACTCCGCATCAACCCGCAGCTCGACAGCCTTTCACGCAGGCGTATTCAGCTGCTGAGCACGCTGCAGGAAGACTCGGCCTATAAACTCGTGGTGCTGCCAAACACCGTAACCGACTGGTTTGGTCAGCGGAATAAAGACACCATTACAATCAACTTCCAGCCCCGCACGCCCGACGATTACGGAAACCTCAAAGTCACCACCCGAAATCTCAAACCCGGAAATTACCTGCTGCAGCTTCTCAACGAAAAAGGACTGGTAGTAAACGAATACACGATTACTTCCGATCAGTCCGTGTCTTTCGAACATCTGCTGCCGGGACAATATGCGCTGCGTTTGATTACCGACACCAACAAAAACGGCCGCTACGATTCAGGCAATTACACCGAACACCGCCAGCCCGAAATTGTAAAGCTGTATGGCGGAAATGTAAAGGTCAGAGCTGGCTGGGATCTGGATATCGACTGGAAGATGAAGAAGCAGTAA
- a CDS encoding amidohydrolase: protein MQPGELHIAAVQTALHWENPDANRRHFSAIMREMAADEEEMRPNLIVLPEMFSTGFSMSPERLAEAPGGPTTQWMQEQASLHNAVITGSIIIKENNLFYNRLLWVAPGGQVKYYNKRHLFRMGGEDKHYTAGTEKLITELNGFKICPLVCYDLRFPVWSRNRFRKDEQGNLTADYDILIYVANWPEARSFQWETLLRARAIENQCYVIGVNRIGRDGKNIPHDGRSLLLNFKGENMHYYEYNVPQVVRQTFDLNNLEQFRSNFPAGMDADEFELM, encoded by the coding sequence ATGCAACCCGGAGAACTTCATATTGCGGCTGTGCAAACCGCCTTGCATTGGGAAAATCCTGATGCCAACCGCAGGCATTTCAGCGCCATTATGCGTGAAATGGCAGCCGATGAAGAGGAGATGCGCCCCAACCTTATCGTGCTGCCCGAAATGTTCAGCACCGGTTTTTCCATGTCGCCCGAACGTTTGGCCGAGGCGCCCGGCGGGCCTACCACACAATGGATGCAGGAGCAGGCATCACTACACAATGCAGTGATTACCGGAAGCATCATTATCAAAGAAAACAACCTCTTTTACAACCGCCTGCTCTGGGTGGCGCCCGGTGGCCAAGTCAAATACTACAACAAACGCCACCTCTTCCGCATGGGTGGTGAAGACAAACACTACACAGCCGGCACAGAAAAACTGATTACCGAACTTAACGGCTTCAAAATTTGTCCGCTCGTATGCTACGACCTGCGCTTCCCGGTATGGAGCCGCAACCGGTTCCGAAAAGACGAACAAGGCAACCTCACTGCCGATTACGACATACTTATATACGTAGCCAACTGGCCCGAAGCACGTTCTTTTCAATGGGAAACACTATTGCGGGCAAGGGCTATTGAAAACCAATGTTATGTAATTGGTGTAAACCGTATTGGTAGGGATGGTAAAAATATACCGCATGATGGCCGTTCATTGTTACTCAATTTCAAAGGCGAAAACATGCATTACTATGAATACAATGTTCCTCAGGTAGTACGTCAGACATTTGACCTGAACAATCTCGAACAGTTTCGCAGTAATTTCCCAGCCGGAATGGATGCCGACGAATTTGAACTGATGTAG
- a CDS encoding methionine aminotransferase, protein MPDYSGSLGSKLPRVGTTIFTVMSRMAAEYNAINLSQGFPDFGCPPELVDLVSKAMRDGHNQYAPMPGLPRLREQLCAKTQMLYGTAYDPETEITITAGATQAIYTAIAATVRDGDEVIIFEPAYDCYEPAIELNGGKTVYAQLCAPDFHIDWGAVKKLVNHRTRMIIVNTPHNPTGAVLSEEDMQQLIHLTRNTDIIILADEVYEHMVFDGLPHQSMAKYPELASRSFIVSSFGKTFHTTGWKIGYCVAPKQLMAEFRKVHQFLVFSCNTPVQVAVAEFLDQKEHYLGLNTFYQQKRDKFNALLKDSRFKLISSPGTYFQLLDYSGITDAKDTDYAVELLKTHGVASIPVSVFYHKPVYNNVLRFCFAKKDETLEAAAEKLCKV, encoded by the coding sequence ATGCCCGATTATTCAGGAAGCTTAGGCTCGAAACTGCCCCGCGTGGGGACTACCATATTTACGGTCATGTCGCGCATGGCGGCTGAATATAACGCCATCAATCTTTCTCAGGGTTTCCCCGATTTTGGTTGCCCGCCAGAACTGGTTGATCTTGTATCAAAAGCCATGCGCGACGGGCACAACCAGTATGCACCCATGCCGGGGCTGCCGCGTTTGCGCGAACAGCTTTGTGCAAAAACACAGATGCTTTACGGCACGGCGTATGATCCTGAAACCGAAATAACCATTACCGCCGGGGCTACACAGGCCATTTACACCGCCATTGCCGCTACCGTGCGTGATGGCGATGAGGTTATAATTTTCGAGCCGGCCTACGACTGTTATGAACCGGCCATTGAGCTCAACGGCGGCAAAACGGTATATGCCCAACTCTGCGCTCCGGATTTTCACATCGACTGGGGTGCGGTGAAAAAACTCGTGAATCACCGCACGCGGATGATTATTGTGAATACGCCGCACAACCCCACCGGGGCGGTACTGAGCGAAGAGGATATGCAGCAGCTCATCCATCTTACGCGAAACACCGATATTATTATTCTGGCCGATGAGGTGTATGAACACATGGTGTTTGATGGCTTACCGCACCAGAGTATGGCGAAATATCCCGAACTGGCTTCGCGCAGTTTTATTGTGTCGTCATTTGGCAAAACGTTTCATACCACCGGCTGGAAAATTGGCTACTGTGTGGCGCCGAAACAACTGATGGCGGAGTTCCGGAAGGTGCATCAGTTTCTGGTGTTTTCGTGCAACACGCCAGTGCAGGTGGCCGTGGCTGAGTTTCTCGACCAGAAAGAACATTACCTCGGCCTGAACACATTTTACCAGCAGAAACGCGATAAGTTTAACGCCCTTCTTAAAGACTCGCGTTTTAAACTCATCTCCAGTCCGGGCACCTATTTCCAGCTGCTCGATTACTCGGGTATTACCGACGCAAAAGACACCGACTATGCCGTAGAGTTACTTAAAACGCATGGTGTGGCTTCCATTCCGGTTTCGGTATTTTACCACAAACCGGTTTACAACAATGTGCTGCGGTTTTGTTTTGCCAAGAAAGACGAAACGCTGGAAGCTGCCGCCGAAAAACTTTGCAAGGTCTGA
- a CDS encoding FKBP-type peptidyl-prolyl cis-trans isomerase has translation MIIAKDCVVAVNYHLTTPGENGEGEITVEQTSAQDPFVFLFGVGQLLPEFEGNLAGKQVGDTFDFRIEAENGYGVYQLEHIVNIPMTAFLDEEGKLDTEMIATGKSVPMMDNEGNRLWGKVLAVETEHVRMDFNHPLAGKQLHFVGEVVEVRAAEADELAHGHVHGPGGHHH, from the coding sequence ATGATTATTGCGAAAGACTGTGTGGTAGCTGTAAACTACCACCTCACCACTCCCGGTGAAAACGGCGAAGGTGAAATCACTGTAGAGCAAACCTCCGCTCAGGATCCGTTTGTGTTTCTGTTTGGCGTAGGTCAGCTTCTGCCCGAATTTGAAGGTAATCTTGCCGGCAAACAAGTTGGAGATACATTTGATTTCCGGATCGAGGCCGAAAACGGCTACGGTGTTTACCAGCTTGAACACATCGTGAACATCCCGATGACCGCTTTCCTCGACGAAGAAGGAAAACTCGATACCGAAATGATTGCCACCGGCAAATCAGTGCCCATGATGGACAATGAAGGTAACCGACTCTGGGGCAAAGTACTTGCCGTGGAAACCGAGCATGTGCGTATGGATTTTAATCACCCCCTTGCCGGCAAACAACTCCACTTCGTTGGCGAAGTGGTAGAAGTGCGTGCTGCAGAAGCCGACGAACTGGCTCACGGCCACGTGCACGGCCCCGGCGGGCATCACCACTAA